The DNA sequence GTGTTTTGTTTTTGTAAAATCATAACCCAAACAAatatggttaatttttttaactgattaatttttttttgtttttaaatgaatagtctcaaaaaaaaaaaaaaaacagagagaCTGCGGAGCTTAAAATTGTGACAATTATAAGGGTGAGGATCATATAAGTGTGGGATGATGAGGAACTAAAATATGGAAAAGTCTAGGGaccagcagttttattgaattttggccaacatgtaaccagcagaggaaggtgagccattggataaaatctcacaccaatctcacaccatcaaatcatcattgatggctagttgatagctaacaatcacaaaaattgctggccccctagcattgctcatAAAATATTTCTAATCAATCCTAACCTTTTTGAGAGACAAATTGATCCTAATTAATATTAATCCTCCTCTAAGCTAATACTTAACATTATTGTCATTGCAATAATGTACTATCTAAACAAATTTCACTAACCATCCATGGTAAGTTTTTCTGAGGGGTCAGGTTGTCTCATGACAGACATAATCAAAGTTCAAATTGTCTAATTTTTGTCTTGAATAGCATTGTCttttgaaaaaattgaaagaagtGTCGACTCTTAAATTATGAGTTCACTTGCATAAAATTTTAACCCAACTAATTGGTTGATGCTATTAGAATCAAGAGCAATGATTTGGTGTGAAAGTGAGACTATATTAGTAAAGACGAAGGAACGGTGTTGGTTGGGCTAACTACGCAATCACAAACATCAcgagataaataaataaataaataaataataataataataataataataataagaaacgAATTTTACAAGCTGAAAGgacaagaaaaagaaggagtGGTGGCAGATGAGTCTCAATAAAGGCGTAATCTATTCAATCCGCCGTTTGATTTTGTCATCTATTTTGCCACACTTGCCTTCTTGCTCATAGTCCATGGAACTCATCAACTAAGCAATATCAAAGGATAAGGAAAACAGCAATTTACAGAACATGAGCTCCTCACTCAACTTCCATCTCCATCTTCATCTTCCTAAAGCTCTGCCTCCACTCCCCACTCCACCACGTGGCACTTCCTCTCTCTTCATTGCTTCCAAACACCAACAGCCATCTCACAAGACCACCTCTTCCCAATCACTACATGTACATCTTCTCCCCAGCCAGTAGTTTAATTTGTAAGATCCTTTTAAAGAATCTTATCTGACTTGAATCCAATTGTAGATGACATGCAGCGGCAAACATGACTATTTCAGCATGGAGAAACAAGGTGTGGCACTGCACATAGGAGCAGCACTCTTGGCCTTGGTGAGATTCTTATATACATAGAAATTGAGTTTGTTGTGTTGTTTTTAGACAGAGAGTTGAGTGTGGCTACTTGAACAGGCGGAGCAGCCAGCATTAGCAGTAACCGGAGAGAATAATCACCCAGTAGAACTCACCTGGATTTTAACACAAGCCGgcattgttttctttttctacttccTCGTCGCACCGGTAGGTTGTTTCCTATACTGTTCTGTGCTGTTTGGTGTTCATCCAACTGAAACATGGTGAATGAATTGCAGCCAATAATCATGAACTGGCTTAGGATAAGGTGGTACAGAAGAAAGCTTGGGGAGATGTATCTCCAGTTCATGTTTGTCTTCATTTTCTTCCCAGCGTAAGACCCTCTTACTCTCAAGTCTCAAACCAAACTAAACAATTGCCACAATgcttgtttttatttatttattgtgtTGTAGGATTATTCTGTGGGCACCATTTCTCAACTTCAGGAAGTTCCCCAGGGATCCATCCTTGAAGTTCCCTTGGTCTGTACCCGAAGATCcttcaaaaattagaaattcATACTCTAAGTATCCATTTGCCGAACCTGAAGATTATGATTATCCGTGAATTTAAGATCACAATACAGCACATCACTTGTGATTGTAATTCCGAGACTAAAGTATACTTCTCCCCAACTGCATTGTTGTGAATGTAGAAATATACACCTCCTGCTTCTGCTTACAGAATGCGTTGAGTATtcaattgcaagaaattaataGGTAAAACTTAAGACCAATCTCAACTCCGATAAACTGTTTCTAAGATTAGTACTATTCATTCAAGTATTGTTAAACGCAGTTGAAACAGCAGAAATACATCAACCACTTTCTATCAGTAACTTAGCAAGATTGATCATTGATACATATGACAAACATAAACTTGTAATGATTAACCGTATAAAATAGCCAACCATAATCAGTTCAGCAATTGAATTGTTGTATTAGCAATTATTATATTGATTATGCAACGCCAAATTTAGCAACATCATGCCAAATTTTGGAAATACTAAAGTAGCGAGCTTGAAGCAAAGCAATCATATGTTTGTATTCTGTATCGACCGGATTCTTCTATAAGCTGCACGGGAACGTTGTTCATTGGAaggaaaaatatataatagaaatcgaagaaaaagaaaaacataagGGAGATGAGGGAAGAACCCTGATAAATGGACAACAGTGAAATGTAGGGAAAATGTTGTGTGCccatctcttttctttttttctttttcccgaTCAAAAGTGTGCCCAGATTTGATTCAACTAAACTCACTTCAGAATACACTGTAATTACCTATGGCATTTTGCCGCATGGTTAATGTAAGGcattaaaataactaaaatttgGGAACTCAACCAAAACAAcatgaaataaattataaaatggTCAAACCAAAGTAAAGCTCAAAGCAGTGTCGACCGCAACTATTCTGTATCTGCCGAAAAGTATCTGAACCAAGTGTACAACCTCCGCATTATGCCCTTTATTATGAGGCAATTGGTCTACTGTACCCATTTTGTCAACGGGATTGGGATGGAAAGAAATTTCCTGCGTGGGTGCGAGCAACCAATTGCCAGCAATGCATAATATTTTCAGAGCGCTCAGTGCTGAGGGTTGAAAACTGCAGAGAGCTTCTGAACATCCCAAGACTCCAAGTTGGGGGACAAGAACACAAATCCCACAGCCAGAGCAATGACTGTAACGGTCAAACATGCTGTGCAGCCATGGCTTCGGGTAACTCTTCCTAATATTATCTTACAATATTTATCTGCATCCTTGAAGAGTGCTTGGCGAGAATCTGTCCCAGTAGTCAATACTTGCTCATTCTGTAGCCAAAAATAGTTTAATCCATTATATACCAAAGTCAGATATTCCACTACTTCACTACAATACACACAATTCAATGATGAGCAAGAAACTACCTTTATTTTAAAACCCTTCAGTGTATCCCTTAGTGCCTCATAAGGAGACAATTTTGCTGATTGCTCCTTCCAATCATCAGAAAGCTTCTTCAGAACTGCAACGCTTGCTTCAATGTTGTCCTGATAAACTCGTTCCTGGccatgtaaataaaaaattaagacaAAATAAGTAAATTGAATATGTTGAATCAATGAATggaagttaaaaatatttttaaagagaACACAACTTTTACATAAACCAACACGAAcactaataaataaaatagctCACCCATTGCTTGTAGCACTCAGCGCTCTGGCTGAAACACCAAATACAGATACCAGCTGCTTCTTTGGACAACTCAGGATTATCTGAAAAATACATCTAATCTTCAAAATATCctcaaaaataattatttcatCTAAATAAGAAAAGTACACATGTGAAAACATAAAATCAGGCTTTTCCATACTTTCTCCTGCTGCTTTGATAGCGAAATTGAACATCTGCTGTCCAACTTGCTTCATTGATTTACTTCCCGGGGAACCACCGAGAGCAACCTCTTTCAGAGTGGGATATATGACCTCAAATCTTTCAGTAGCCTAGATAAAAGTAGAATATAGAGTGTTTTAGATTTATGATACATTTAAAGACAGAAATAGACAAGCCAGCATAACATTTACCTTTACTCTAGCTGAAGATGTAGGGAAAGTAACCCGGAGCAAAATTTCAAAAGCAGGTGGAGGAATTAGGCGTTCCCCTTTCCTTACAGCACCATTTACTAAAACAGGCCGTGCTTTAGGGGTTGATAAAATTCTGCCAGCAAATCacataaaagataaacaaataaataaataaaattagcaattaaaccAACGTTGAGaaaatatttcaattttttttttttaaaaaaagtacaTACTTCTCAACCAGCTGCAAAACCAAATCCCTAGATTGTGGGTTTCCACTTTTGCTAGTCACTATAGGTAGGAGATTCCGTGACCAAGCAAACAACCCTACTGACAGATCTCCTACTGAAGCCTAAAAGAAATGTTTAAATATGAAGCATTAGCAAAATAAAAGGGAAAGATAAATTTCTCCTTTTGAAAAGTTTAAACAGAAGTTAT is a window from the Arachis stenosperma cultivar V10309 chromosome 3, arast.V10309.gnm1.PFL2, whole genome shotgun sequence genome containing:
- the LOC130968229 gene encoding NAD(P)H-quinone oxidoreductase subunit L, chloroplastic yields the protein MSSSLNFHLHLHLPKALPPLPTPPRGTSSLFIASKHQQPSHKTTSSQSLHMTCSGKHDYFSMEKQGVALHIGAALLALAEQPALAVTGENNHPVELTWILTQAGIVFFFYFLVAPPIIMNWLRIRWYRRKLGEMYLQFMFVFIFFPAIILWAPFLNFRKFPRDPSLKFPWSVPEDPSKIRNSYSKYPFAEPEDYDYP